In the Candidatus Cloacimonas acidaminovorans str. Evry genome, one interval contains:
- a CDS encoding co-chaperone GroES: MKIRPVEDHLAVKLSTTENEKTVGGIIIPDTAKEKPQIAEVIAVGNDEDLQKIIKVGDKVLFGKYAGTEIEFEGEKLLILAKSDLLAIVE, from the coding sequence ATGAAAATTAGACCCGTAGAAGATCATTTAGCGGTGAAACTTAGCACCACAGAAAATGAAAAGACCGTTGGCGGAATAATTATTCCCGATACTGCCAAAGAAAAACCTCAAATTGCTGAAGTAATCGCAGTCGGCAACGATGAGGACTTGCAGAAAATAATAAAAGTGGGCGATAAAGTCCTCTTTGGCAAATATGCCGGAACCGAAATTGAATTTGAGGGAGAAAAGCTGCTTATCCTTGCCAAAAGCGATCTCCTTGCTATCGTAGAGTGA
- a CDS encoding IS1182 family transposase, whose product MSYREYNQEQTDIFGLDINARIPEHHLVRFVNDLIENMDLTKLHAQYSPEGSPAYNPKMMLKIIVYAYMNGIYTCRKIAKAVRENINFIWLTGDQQPDFRTINTFAWTRCKDVLAEVFCKVVLMAEEKGYLELDSCFIDGTTLRANAGKNSYIWKKSALRYQEQVKTRVDNLFCRIKKLNEEEQLQYGDQDLREVGTQLEFLNELNVEEAEPEEIAQAVEKAQSELQKAVDTLKTHLPSNAPAIKNINHLLSELNKIQKLDVPKLEKYDQQIEIIGKDRNSASKTDNDATFIRMKDSLLAPGYVSSISTSNQFVTAVHLYNVPREAVEYTTLMDIHYTSLGTYPKQVIGDAAYGISVNLDYTHKKKIVSYLKPPDYKRDYWDSLLPGFVYEETKDQWVCPNGKTLTLDNEEVVRANGPERTVKSYRCEDCQDCPFVQKCIPYKNKSGKNLVYDPYLSPLRQETVHNLQSKEGKKLMKKRCIEPEAVFASIKWNSKFSRFTVRSLSKCKNQLLLVLLGHNIQKFYNASMATMTGT is encoded by the coding sequence ATGAGTTACAGAGAATATAATCAAGAGCAAACAGACATCTTCGGTTTGGACATCAATGCCAGAATTCCGGAGCATCATTTAGTGCGTTTTGTTAATGACCTGATTGAGAATATGGATTTAACCAAGCTTCATGCTCAATACAGTCCCGAAGGCAGTCCGGCATATAATCCCAAGATGATGTTAAAGATCATTGTTTATGCTTATATGAATGGTATCTACACTTGTCGTAAGATTGCCAAAGCAGTAAGGGAGAATATCAATTTTATTTGGTTAACAGGGGATCAGCAACCGGACTTCAGAACGATCAATACTTTTGCCTGGACAAGATGTAAGGATGTATTGGCAGAGGTTTTTTGTAAGGTCGTTTTAATGGCAGAGGAAAAAGGTTATCTGGAATTGGATTCTTGTTTTATCGATGGCACGACCTTGAGAGCTAATGCTGGTAAGAATTCCTATATCTGGAAAAAGTCGGCTCTCAGATATCAGGAGCAGGTTAAGACAAGAGTGGATAATTTGTTTTGCCGGATCAAAAAATTGAATGAAGAGGAACAGCTTCAATATGGAGATCAAGATTTAAGAGAAGTTGGTACTCAGTTAGAATTTTTAAATGAACTCAATGTAGAAGAGGCTGAGCCGGAAGAGATTGCTCAAGCAGTGGAAAAGGCACAATCAGAACTGCAGAAAGCTGTTGATACTTTGAAAACACACCTTCCTTCTAACGCTCCTGCTATAAAAAATATCAACCATTTACTGTCAGAGCTTAATAAGATACAAAAACTGGATGTGCCCAAACTAGAGAAATACGATCAACAAATTGAGATTATTGGTAAAGATAGAAACAGTGCCTCCAAAACGGATAATGATGCCACTTTTATCCGGATGAAAGACAGTTTATTAGCTCCGGGATATGTATCCTCAATCAGTACTTCTAACCAATTTGTCACTGCCGTGCATCTCTATAATGTACCCCGGGAGGCAGTAGAATACACTACACTAATGGATATTCATTATACCAGTTTGGGTACTTATCCCAAACAGGTAATAGGAGATGCCGCTTATGGCATTTCAGTAAATTTGGATTATACCCATAAGAAGAAGATTGTCAGTTACTTAAAGCCCCCGGATTACAAACGGGATTACTGGGATAGTTTATTACCCGGTTTCGTCTATGAGGAAACAAAGGATCAATGGGTTTGTCCTAATGGTAAGACATTGACTTTAGATAATGAGGAAGTGGTTAGGGCTAATGGACCGGAGAGAACCGTAAAGAGTTATAGATGTGAAGATTGCCAAGATTGTCCCTTTGTGCAGAAATGCATTCCCTATAAGAATAAGAGCGGTAAAAACTTGGTCTATGATCCTTATTTGAGTCCTCTGAGGCAAGAAACGGTTCATAACCTTCAATCGAAAGAAGGAAAGAAACTGATGAAAAAACGATGTATTGAACCGGAAGCGGTGTTTGCCTCTATTAAGTGGAATAGTAAATTTAGTCGCTTTACAGTCAGATCCTTAAGTAAATGTAAAAACCAGTTGCTGCTGGTCTTGCTTGGACATAACATCCAGAAATTCTATAATGCCTCAATGGCTACAATGACAGGAACATAA
- the trxA gene encoding thioredoxin: MAILEVNSANFETEVLKSTQPVLVDFWAPWCGPCKALSPTIDKIANETEGKIKVVKINVDEAQDIAAKYSVMSIPTLLIFVNGVVSDQLIGLVQKDKIMDKLNKFIV, from the coding sequence ATGGCTATCCTGGAAGTTAATTCTGCCAACTTTGAGACCGAAGTTCTAAAGTCCACTCAACCCGTTTTGGTTGATTTTTGGGCTCCCTGGTGCGGTCCCTGTAAAGCACTTAGCCCTACAATAGATAAAATTGCCAACGAAACCGAAGGCAAAATAAAAGTAGTAAAAATAAATGTAGATGAGGCACAGGATATTGCCGCTAAATATTCCGTGATGTCTATTCCTACTTTACTGATTTTTGTGAACGGTGTTGTTAGCGACCAATTGATAGGACTGGTGCAAAAAGACAAAATTATGGATAAACTGAATAAGTTTATCGTTTAA
- the udk gene encoding uridine kinase — protein MSQTNNVRLILIGGGTCSGKSTIAKAIGMRLNDLKTVIVAQDNYYKDLSHLTPAMRAKVNFDHPEAIDIPYLLSDLKLMLEGKAVDIPDYDFATHCRKEGKTCVAFADVIILEGIFGLYYPELLALSDLKIYVDTDSDLRLARRMQRDIVERGRDVESVLEQYLSTVKPSHEAFIEPTKKNADIIIPGDREFDNVLYMLNGYLLYEFIMER, from the coding sequence ATGTCTCAAACCAATAATGTTCGTTTAATCCTTATCGGAGGCGGAACCTGTTCCGGAAAGAGCACTATTGCAAAGGCAATCGGAATGCGATTAAATGACTTAAAAACCGTTATAGTGGCCCAGGATAACTATTACAAAGACCTTAGCCATCTAACTCCTGCAATGCGTGCTAAAGTAAATTTTGACCATCCGGAGGCAATTGACATTCCCTATCTGCTTTCTGACCTGAAACTTATGCTGGAAGGCAAGGCAGTGGATATTCCGGATTATGATTTTGCCACTCATTGCCGAAAGGAAGGAAAGACCTGTGTTGCCTTTGCGGATGTAATTATTCTGGAAGGTATCTTCGGGCTGTATTATCCTGAGCTTTTGGCTCTTTCCGACCTCAAGATTTATGTGGATACCGATTCGGATTTGCGTTTAGCCAGGCGGATGCAAAGAGATATTGTGGAACGGGGAAGAGATGTGGAAAGCGTTTTGGAACAATATTTAAGCACGGTTAAACCCTCCCATGAAGCATTTATTGAGCCCACTAAGAAAAATGCGGATATTATTATTCCTGGAGACAGAGAATTTGATAATGTGCTGTATATGTTGAATGGATATTTGCTGTATGAGTTTATAATGGAGAGATAG
- a CDS encoding T9SS type A sorting domain-containing protein, giving the protein MWVTQSETGVNGYYIYRANVDTLSLASLISPLIRASNTSQQQVYLYTDKEIYESGIYYYWLETQDIDGVSNFYGSLSIDYKGNNNGTPEIPLVTGIRSIYPNPFNPSTTINYELSKTAEVKIEIYNIRGQLVRSYALGKKERGRYKLLWEGDDNNRRSCGTGMYFIRMQADKENFIKKVTLLK; this is encoded by the coding sequence ATGTGGGTTACCCAATCGGAAACAGGTGTGAATGGATATTATATCTACAGAGCTAATGTTGATACACTTTCCCTGGCAAGCTTGATTAGCCCTCTAATTAGAGCTTCTAATACTTCTCAACAGCAGGTATATCTTTATACGGACAAAGAAATTTATGAATCGGGAATTTATTATTACTGGTTGGAAACACAAGATATAGATGGCGTTTCCAATTTTTACGGCTCACTCAGTATTGATTATAAAGGAAATAATAACGGCACTCCGGAAATACCTTTAGTGACGGGAATCCGCTCTATTTATCCCAACCCTTTCAATCCTTCCACTACAATTAATTACGAACTCAGCAAAACCGCTGAAGTAAAAATTGAAATATACAATATCCGCGGACAATTAGTCCGTTCTTATGCATTAGGTAAAAAAGAAAGAGGTAGGTATAAACTTCTTTGGGAAGGTGATGATAATAATAGACGCTCCTGTGGAACAGGAATGTATTTCATCAGAATGCAAGCTGATAAGGAAAACTTTATAAAGAAAGTAACTCTCCTGAAATGA
- a CDS encoding acetyl-CoA C-acetyltransferase yields MRQVVVVCAKRSPIGNFGGVFKDISAIHLGVTVLQSMLKETRLKLELIDEVIIGNVCGAGLGQNVARQIAIHSGIPENVPAYTVNKVCGSGMKAVSLATLMIGSGEADIIVAGGTENMSQIPYALTDARWGARMGNKEMVDLMIRDGLSDIFNNYHMGITAENLAEKYHISREEQDAFAAQSQNRTEEAQKAGRFKDEIVPFSIPQRKGEPIIVDKDEMPRAGVTVESIAKLRPAFKNDGTVTAANASGINDSSAFLILMSAEKAKELGLKPMATFVNSASAGVDPAIMGYGPVPAIKKVLQKAGWTLQDIELAELNEAFAAQSLAVLKGLELEGIGKLNPEIVNVNGGAIALGHPIGASGTRIIVTLLHEMKRRQVRKGLAALCIGGGMGIATLWEM; encoded by the coding sequence ATGAGACAGGTCGTAGTGGTATGTGCCAAGCGTAGTCCTATCGGTAATTTCGGAGGTGTTTTCAAAGATATTTCCGCGATTCATTTAGGAGTAACTGTTTTACAGTCAATGTTGAAGGAGACGAGATTAAAGCTGGAACTAATTGATGAAGTGATAATCGGCAATGTTTGTGGAGCGGGTTTAGGGCAGAATGTAGCCAGGCAGATAGCTATTCACAGTGGCATTCCGGAAAATGTTCCTGCTTATACTGTAAATAAGGTTTGCGGTTCAGGAATGAAAGCGGTTTCTTTAGCCACTCTGATGATTGGTTCAGGAGAGGCAGATATTATTGTAGCTGGTGGAACGGAAAATATGAGTCAGATACCTTATGCTTTAACGGATGCGCGTTGGGGAGCCCGAATGGGTAATAAGGAAATGGTGGATTTAATGATTCGGGATGGGCTTAGCGATATTTTCAATAACTATCATATGGGTATTACGGCAGAGAATTTAGCAGAAAAATACCATATCAGCAGAGAAGAACAGGATGCTTTTGCAGCCCAAAGTCAGAATAGAACTGAAGAGGCACAAAAAGCGGGCAGATTTAAGGACGAAATTGTGCCTTTCAGCATTCCCCAAAGAAAGGGAGAGCCGATAATTGTAGATAAAGATGAAATGCCCCGAGCGGGAGTAACAGTGGAATCCATTGCCAAGTTGCGTCCTGCCTTTAAAAATGACGGAACGGTGACTGCAGCTAATGCAAGTGGCATAAATGACAGCTCAGCTTTTTTGATTTTAATGAGTGCAGAAAAAGCGAAAGAACTTGGTTTGAAGCCGATGGCAACTTTTGTGAATAGCGCTTCGGCAGGGGTAGATCCAGCTATAATGGGTTACGGTCCTGTGCCGGCAATTAAAAAAGTGTTGCAAAAAGCGGGCTGGACTTTGCAGGATATTGAATTGGCAGAATTGAATGAGGCATTTGCAGCGCAGTCCTTAGCTGTGCTGAAAGGTTTGGAACTGGAAGGAATCGGAAAATTGAATCCGGAGATTGTGAATGTGAATGGTGGAGCTATTGCTTTGGGTCATCCCATTGGAGCAAGTGGAACAAGAATTATTGTAACTTTGTTGCACGAAATGAAAAGAAGACAGGTAAGGAAAGGGTTGGCAGCGTTGTGTATTGGAGGAGGAATGGGAATAGCGACCCTCTGGGAAATGTAG
- a CDS encoding choice-of-anchor D domain-containing protein, translating into MKKILLPLMLILITSFIFASTMQIGSGTNIQRYPLGSYYGYERSAAIYTDSELGSQNIRIIALSWYSTTAVTVDVPTKIYVKKTTETTLTKTTWATMINGATLVYNATHSSTLASGWNQFDLSTSFDVPDGYGLIVMVERNYGGTGNGTSAGAGIRYTNVNNTHEYWQANINPPTGNGTRNKQRPNILIHYILPPPNPATIVSPANGAINVELTQTLNWANGGGAPSGYKLSFGTVTPYTTILNQVNLGTATTYDPDLVYNTQYWWQVIPYNEGGDATNCPVWYFTTKPDPVISSFPYAEGFEVGNTNNTAIYGWTQESVSGSNVWTANNSLTDYNRSPRTGSWNAFLRWGNSRWMFKPIQLQAGIAYRAIVYARQDGATASDASIKICYGASASAAGMTNEILPSTGIVNGDYQRLEGTFTPSSTGLYYLGILGTINNIPWYISIDDIAIEEVPQIPVCSVNPEFWDFGELIMGLTSSKQFTITNTGGATLYINNVYTTNNSYSIVQQPGDCELSFNESTTFTVLFNPLEGGIQAGTVVICYNGGEKTITLTGSCIDTTINSFPYTQSFENGGGNWIVSAGVGATYYWELVQNDAGAVSQLKNSFHRKGIKIFLPGFESEIS; encoded by the coding sequence ATGAAGAAAATATTACTTCCTTTAATGCTAATTCTTATTACATCTTTCATTTTTGCAAGCACTATGCAAATTGGAAGTGGAACAAATATTCAAAGATATCCACTCGGTTCCTATTATGGATATGAAAGAAGCGCAGCCATATATACGGATTCTGAATTAGGTTCTCAGAATATAAGAATAATCGCTCTTTCCTGGTATTCAACAACCGCAGTAACTGTTGATGTTCCAACCAAAATATATGTGAAGAAAACAACAGAAACTACTTTAACTAAAACTACTTGGGCAACTATGATTAATGGTGCAACCCTTGTTTATAATGCAACTCATAGTTCTACTTTAGCAAGTGGTTGGAACCAGTTTGACCTTAGCACTTCTTTTGATGTTCCTGATGGCTATGGATTAATAGTTATGGTAGAGCGCAATTATGGAGGCACTGGAAATGGAACTTCTGCGGGTGCAGGAATACGCTATACAAATGTAAATAATACCCATGAATACTGGCAGGCTAATATTAATCCTCCTACCGGAAATGGAACTCGTAACAAACAAAGACCTAATATTTTAATTCATTATATATTACCGCCACCCAATCCGGCGACTATTGTTAGTCCTGCCAATGGAGCAATTAATGTGGAACTTACTCAAACTCTCAATTGGGCAAATGGGGGTGGAGCACCTTCAGGTTATAAACTCTCTTTTGGAACAGTAACTCCTTATACAACAATCTTAAATCAGGTAAATTTGGGAACAGCTACAACTTATGACCCGGATTTGGTTTATAACACTCAATACTGGTGGCAAGTAATTCCCTATAATGAAGGTGGGGATGCAACTAATTGTCCTGTTTGGTATTTTACTACAAAACCCGACCCGGTAATCAGCTCTTTTCCTTATGCAGAGGGCTTTGAAGTTGGAAATACAAATAACACAGCTATTTATGGTTGGACTCAGGAAAGTGTGAGCGGTTCAAATGTATGGACCGCCAATAATTCCTTAACTGATTATAATCGTTCTCCCCGAACCGGTTCCTGGAATGCTTTCTTGCGTTGGGGCAATAGCCGATGGATGTTCAAACCAATTCAATTGCAAGCTGGAATTGCCTATAGAGCTATAGTTTATGCCAGACAGGATGGAGCAACTGCTTCTGATGCAAGTATCAAAATATGTTATGGTGCTTCAGCTTCTGCAGCTGGGATGACTAACGAAATTTTACCTTCAACAGGTATAGTAAATGGTGATTATCAGCGTTTGGAAGGTACATTTACTCCCTCTTCCACAGGATTATATTATCTTGGAATTTTAGGAACTATAAATAATATTCCTTGGTATATCTCCATTGATGATATAGCCATTGAAGAGGTTCCCCAAATTCCTGTTTGTTCGGTGAATCCTGAATTTTGGGATTTTGGAGAACTAATTATGGGTTTAACCTCCTCTAAGCAATTTACTATTACTAATACCGGTGGAGCTACTTTATATATAAATAATGTGTATACTACGAATAATTCCTATTCTATTGTCCAACAACCAGGCGATTGTGAACTTTCTTTCAATGAATCTACTACTTTCACTGTTCTCTTTAATCCCTTGGAAGGGGGAATTCAAGCAGGAACTGTGGTTATATGTTATAATGGAGGAGAAAAAACAATTACTTTAACTGGAAGCTGTATAGATACTACTATCAATTCTTTTCCTTACACTCAGAGCTTTGAAAATGGAGGTGGAAACTGGATAGTTTCTGCAGGTGTGGGAGCAACCTATTATTGGGAATTAGTTCAAAATGATGCTGGAGCTGTCTCACAACTAAAAAATTCTTTCCATAGGAAGGGGATAAAGATATTTTTGCCGGGTTTTGAATCGGAGATTTCATGA